From the Lathyrus oleraceus cultivar Zhongwan6 chromosome 4, CAAS_Psat_ZW6_1.0, whole genome shotgun sequence genome, one window contains:
- the LOC127138667 gene encoding uncharacterized protein LOC127138667 — protein MASTSIISMAVPVTCATTKKIESPISHAFFKAPLTLRPSSKSNGRFQVKASLKEKVVTGLTAAALTAQMVIPDVAEAATVSPSLKNFLLSIVSGGVVVTAILGAVIGVSNFDPVKRG, from the coding sequence ATGGCTTCAACTTCGATAATCTCAATGGCTGTGCCGGTAACCTGTGCCACCACCAAGAAGATTGAGTCACCGATCTCTCATGCATTCTTCAAGGCACCACTGACTCTGAGGCCATCATCAAAGTCTAACGGAAGGTTTCAAGTGAAAGCATCGCTGAAGGAGAAAGTTGTGACAGGGCTGACTGCAGCTGCACTGACAGCTCAAATGGTGATTCCTGATGTGGCTGAAGCTGCTACCGTTTCACCTTCTTTGAAGAATTTCTTGCTCAGTATTGTTTCTGGTGGAGTTGTGGTTACGGCCATTCTTGGTGCTGTTATCGGTGTTTCCAATTTCGACCCTGTCAAGCGAGGCTGA